ATCGCTCAAGTTCAGATTCATAATTCGCAATGTCCAGATTCACACTTACTCAAAATTGGATTCACTTGTATCTACTTTTATTGCTGCTATAAAATCTTGCTCTTCGGTCTTTTCTAGCCGTGCAATTCATGCCCAGATAatcaaatctttaaattatagaGAAGGGTTCATCGGTGATCAGCTGGTGTCATGTTTTGTGAAACTGGGTTGTGAAGAAGAAGCAGAGAAGCTGTTTGATGAAATGCCGGATAAAGATTTGGTCTCCTGGAATTCTTTGATTTCAGGTTATTCACGAAATGGGCATGTTTTTAGATGCTTGATTGCATTTAATAGGATGAAATTTGAACAGGTTATGTGTAATGATGTCACGCTTTTATCTGTAATATCAGCTTGTACTGATATGAGAGCTCTGGATGAAGGTAAATTCATTCATGGGATTGCGCTGAAATTGGGTTTACTGTGTGAACCAAAAGTTGTAAATGCGCTTATTAACTTGTACGGAAGGTGTGGATATGTAAGTGAGGCTTGTGGATTGTTTGAGGCAATGCGAGGGCAAAGCTTAGTGTCTTGGAATTCAATGATTGGTATTCATACTCAGAATGGATTTGTGAAAGAAGGGATGAGACTTTTCAATCTAATGAGAAGGGCTGAAATTAAGCCCGATCAGGCCACCATGGTGACATTACTTAAAGGTTGTGAAGATTTAGGTATAGGGAAATTAGCTGATACAATTCATGGTTTGATGTTGAGATGTGGTTTAGTTGCAAGTGTAACGATTGCAACTGCCCTGTTAAGTTTGTATTCAAAGTTAGGGAGATTGTTTGCCTCGCAAGAGGTTTTTGGGGAAATGATCAATCCAGATAGAGTTGCTTGGACTGCTATGCTTGCAGCCTATGCTGTGCACGGTCGTGGAAGAGAAGCTGTTGAGCTCTTTGAGCTGATGGTGAAGAAAGATATGGTGCCCGACAATGTTACCTTCACTCATTTGTTAAGTGGTTGTGCTCATTCAGGTCTTGTCAATGAGGGGAAGAATTATTTTAGGGTTATGTCTGAAGTGTATGGGATAGAACCCAGGTTGGATCACTATTCATGCATGGTTGATCTTCTAGGTCGCTCTGGGCTTTTAAGTGAAGCTAATGATCTGATTAAACACATGCCAATGGAGCCAAATTCTGGTGTTTGGGGGGCACTTCTTGGTGCTTGCAGGGTTTATGGTAATATTGAACTTGGAAAGGAAGCTGCAGATCGATTATTTGCTTTAGATCCATCAGATTCTAGAAACTATATTATGCTGTCAAATATTTATTCTGCAGCTGGTTTGTGGAAGGAAGCTTCAAAAGTCAGGGCTCTAATGAAGAAGAGAGGTCTCATCAGGAACCCTGGTTGTAGTTTTATCGAACATGATAATGACATTCATCATTTTGCGGTGGGTGATCAATCTCATGTACAGTCAGAAAAAATCTATAAGAAGTTGGAGGAACTGATTATGAAGATTCGGGCAGCTGGTTTTGCTTCAAAAACAGAATATGTCCTACATGATGTTGAGGAGGAAGTGAAAGAGGATATGATCAATAAACACAGTGAAAAGTTAGCCATTGCATTTGGCCTTTTAGTTACTGAGATTAGCATGCCATTAATTATCACAAAAAACTTGCGAATATGTGGTGATTGTCACAGCATGGCCAAATTTGTATCCTTGATCGAGAAGCGAACTATCATAATCAGAGACTCAAAGCGGTTTCACCATTTTGCCAATGGTTTATGTTCTTGTGGAGATTACTGGTGACCCTCCTCATCATATCCTAGAGGGGGATGAAATTCATAGCTTAATTGTCATCTTGGCTGTTGATATAAGCATAAAGAGATGACCCCAGACATAACCCTTGATTTCTAGgaggaaacataaaatgatcAGAGTTGGGACTTTGAAACCAATGTCCAGCTCTCTCCTGCAACTCTTCAACTCAGTCTAAAAACCAAGACAGGCTGAATTTTGTTCTAAAGGGAGACCCCACTTTGGGCTGATGCAGAAGGTCCAGTCGATAAACCGATGAAAGCGTCGGTTTATTCTCATTGATGGATGTCAATGGCAATCCGATGCAAATTCTTAATTGAGCCCAATTGGCCTTCTTGTTCGCGGTTCTGCCCTCCAAGAGAAATGCATCATGAGTCAGACGTGATATAGTTTATggccttttatattttatctgaGGCACATTGTGTCTTTTGCTGCACGCAAATCAAACCTTTCTTTCTCTTCCATGCTTGCAGATCCTCAATAGTTTGATTacaatttgtttcatttttttattgcaatCCAATTGCCCTTGAGACTATGCTTCTAGATGGGGTTGGATTATAACGTATCTGTCCGAGCTCAAATAAATTCGAGAGAAATAGGTGTATATTCGAGTCAAAGTTAAACATAGACatgatcaaatttaaaaacaaaaactcgAACTGGTAATGAGATCGATGAAAAAACTATCAAAATGcattagtaaaaaaaatgaaggattttcaaaaatgaagaattaaaaaagttattgacaaagaaaaaattatcgaaaaagaaaaaaattatttgaaaatgttgGAGATTcaagcaaaaagaaaagaaaaggaattcaACATCTAATGAATAGAATATAAAagagtggtatataaatatgtaaattggagtttaacacaaatcaattggttttgtgtaatatgagttttaatctttacacttgtaagttcaatatatattttcgatatggtatcagagcacaagTTAAACGGCGGgttaacagcctaagtgttctTGGATACAAATGATAATACACCCAGCCAAAAATCGGTTAAGCCGAAAGGTTAGCTTTAACAGCTTAGGTGTTTATACTTAAGCGGGGAGTCGCAcatctaattaatataatataagagagtggtatataagtatataaattggaccttaacacaaactaattggttttgtgtaatataagttttaatcttcacacttataagtctaatatatagaaaaaataaatttgttaaagacTTTATAGTGAATCTTTGGATTTAATGTGATCtattaaattcgatttgatttaactcaaacttgaaataaaactatattagtttgagtttaacttgtgTGAGCTAAACACCAGACTGAAAGTGAGTCAATTTAGTTATAATCTACTCCTAAACCTAaagattaggtttatttttataaataagttaagtttgaatcactccaaatatttgaatttaaattgattttaatcaaaactaaattgaaGTTGATTTCAGAGTGAATTTGACtccttaaaatttgaattgatatcAAGTTGGGTTTTGTATTAAAACCAATCCAGTCGGACTTCCGATGGGAGGTCAAATGTTTGTGAAGTTAAAATAGCCCAGGCTAGCCTTATCCTATCCTCTTGACGGAGCCCTAACATTAATTGAAAATCGAGGTGCATTTCTGATAACACTTAACTTCACTAATTAGATTGATCATATTACAATTGTATATTAAcgaaaatgatattgtttaaacCATTGTTGAATATTATTCCAATCAagttaatttgatttagattcaatttagttaaaaacgattttttaattatatcaacgCTAAATAACATAATATGGCATTTAAATTACACATTTCAACTTCAAGTTATAATAGAGACACTAGAATTAGATTCGAACCAAGTTAAGTTTGAGTACAACACGATTTACACGAAACCAATCTTGAACTTGACTTGTTTCAAAACAGTTGAGCTCAAGTTCGAGCTTAAATCAAGCTTTTAGCttaactcattattaaaacgatgtcattttaatgtatattagtcaaaacaatatcgttttatatcaaaatttttaagttcgTGAACTTAACAAGTTGAATACCCAAAGCTCGTGctcaaaaatattgaactttcagGCTTTAACTCGAGTTCATTTGAgttcaaataaactcaatttgaatccaaccatAAGAGACACAATTACTGTAGATTAACTTCTCTTCGTCTACAGTAACCCTCTCTGACCAAGACCAAGAGCATCTTTTAGACAAGCTCGAAGTCTTCAAGATCCAAGGCAAAGATAAATGCGCCAGTAATGTTAGTAGATGAACTTGCTGATGGCAGGTTGCATGGGAAAGTAAAATATACGAACAGGGTGGAGTTTCTATGGGAGCACGTAAGGAGGAACGAGATTGAGATGCCAGAGTTTGTGTATGAAGATGATGAGAAGCTCCTTCAGCAGACTCCAGTTTCCATGGTAAAAAGAATGAACAAGTTTTCCGGGAATTTAGAATTTCTGTCCCGTTGTACAAAGAGTGTTGTGTTGCCAAATGGAAGCGTGGAACAAGGAAGAGTTGAAAAGTTGTATAAATTGAGCAACTgtgctgaaaaaaaaaaaaggaacttaCACCAATAGTCAAGAAAAAGACAACCTTGCAGCTAATGCTCATTGCTCAAAGCAAGGATGGGAAGCCATTCCATGagaactttaattaaaaaattttacatgcATATACAGAGGACAGAAAACATGTTCTGACATTTTAAAGGTACCAAAAGGATATAAATTCATCAATAATTGGGGACCAATTCTTTGAGATTAAACCCTCTGAATTTGTATCTTGAGACACGCATCTTGAGATACCAAAAATTCTTGCCTGATTAACTTGTCAAAGTGTGATATTATAATATCTAAAGCTGGATGCTGCAAGGGTCAACGCAAGATGGACAAACTTgacatttgaatttgattcaaacaacTTGATTTTGGGTTCAGTCCAAATTAGTTTGATCTCAAATATTCACATTAACTCGAATTTGGCTTGTTCAATCTGAGTACGAACAGTGTGGCTGAAATCCAGCTCTAATAACATTACCATCATCTAGTTTTGCATCAAATAACCGACCTAAAAGCTAATATGCGATAATCTTACAATTTCTTCTACAGGTTATATCAGATCACGATCTTTACAGACAAAGAAAGGTAAAAATGTCAAAGTTTACTTAGAAACCTAATGAAAGAGGAACTTTAACGAATGTATGATATTGTGCTCAGAGGTGTCTTAACACCAAGATTACAGTCTGCACGGTATTATTGCATATAcaacaattatatatacatgaaGCATATCAACAGAGTTTTAATTTCAACAACATACACCCTTTACAGTATGTCCACAACTAATCAAAACATAACAAACTTTCCATATCAGGGAAACTAGTTGTGTGTGTGCATCTGGAAATACTACAAACCAATCAACATGTTTGAATCTACATTCAAGCCATCAGCATAGATAGATATTTGAACTTACATTCAAGCCCAATCAGCAAGGATTGGGTGTAACCCAAAGTGGTGGAGGCCATTGTAACTGGTAATGCAAATTCCTTGGATAACTGGGTAATGGCTCAATGCTTCCATCCTGTAACTTGAAAATTCCCAAATCATTTTCTCCATAAACGTCATCATAGTTGGTCTCCGAGTAATCATCAGTGTAATATATGCAATCTCCAACGCATCCCGAAAAATCAGATGCTGACAAAGCCAAAGAAGAATTTTCTCCTATAAACAACACCTTATCACCCAAGCTTCTCACTATTTCCCACTGTGGTCCACTCCAATTTACCCTAAAAACCTCAAACTTTATTGTTCTATAGATAAAATGTGGATGATAAGGCTCTAAATCAAACTCAAGACCTAAATATCTTGTAACTAAGAACAATTCATCTTCTGAACTAACCAAATACTGCAAATCACCACCAATTTGCCTTGGCATCTGAATAACTGACACCCTTGATACCTCACCACTAACATCACAGACTGCCATTGATCCGCCCTTACCAACTGCATAAAACAATCCTTTTTTATATATCACATCTTCAGAATAAGACTGTGCGCCTTCAATTATAGTCCAACACTGGCCTCCATTTTTACAATAAGCCAAATCACCCGTTTGATTGAGAATAGCAACAGCAATAAAATTAGAATCTTTGGCTGGACTCGAAGACAGAACGACTTTCTTGATGAAAACGTCCCGCATTTGTCTCAAATTAAGATTGTAACGGTTACCCAGAGAAGACGAAAGTGTGTATTCTCTGCCGATATCAGAATAACTAAAACCAACCACGTTGGGAAAAGTAACCAAAGGTGGGAGATGAATTTTGACACGTGTCAGGGGATTGAGCAGAAGAACGGTTGGGGTTTCGTCGAGGATAATCAGCCAGCCGTGAGACGAGCCGCAGTGGCGCTTGCGGTGAGAGGCTTCTGGAAGGTTGAGGAAGTGGAGCTTGTAGGTAGAAAGATTGAAGAAGGCGCGACGGGATTGGTGGGGCTGTGATTGAGGAAGCATGAGCCAAGGGAGCTGAGGAGGGAGGTGATTAGGGGTTTTTGGAATAGAAGATCGCCAATTGCGACAGACAGATCGGAAGTAGATGAAATCGGTGAAGACTGTGAGCTTTTTGGAGATGGCTTCCACCAGTTCTGGTGGCAATTGGGTCCAATCCACCTCCATCTTCATCGACTTTTGCGATCAATAAGAAGCCTCAAGCCCAATTTTTATGGCTGATTCTGACTGCAATAATTGGAAGAGAGGGAAGGAAAATCCGAGAGGAATGTTGAAGTCAAGCAGTGATTCACGTGGAAGTCAGGACGGGCTGACGTGGACGGTTAGGATTCGAAACGGAACTGCCTATGGGCTTCTGAACACATGCATTAGTTTTTCAGACCACGTGATTAAAGACACGAGCGAACGGAGGGTTTTCTAGAGTTGAATGGATCGTTTTCTAGCCCGATAGGGGTGGATTCATATCGCCAATCCCATTCAAAGTTCAATTCAATcttgatttgaatataaaataacttaCATCAGATAAAACTCAGTTTGATTCAATCAtcaatgaaagaaattattaaaaaagaacaagaatCATAAAACAGATTAGGAAAAATCCTTGAATAagtcatccaaaaaaaaaaaaaagagagagagagaatcataaaaattgtaaaagaaaatttgtcaaaaaatataaaaatataaaaaggagATACCGTCTTCTTATTCCTTGAGCTCCATTGCATCAGGTTATTGCCAAGAAATATGCAGTAGTCTGTTGTTGATCTTCTGTCCTCCATATTCCCAACCCAATTAGCATGGAAGTATGCTTCCAATCAAGAAAACTGTCGATGAGCTAATTCACCGGTGTGATGACGTTGACACGACAAAAGGGTCAAACCGAACTTAATTAAAAAGTTCTCTTCTGAATATCAATCCAAATTCTGGGTAGTTTAGATTAAATCCATACCTAGTCTTcccttttttatctttcttgaCAAGATTTCATCTTAGGCCTTAAGATTGTCGGCGGCAACAACGAAGGCTTCAACTTCTTCCAGAGTGATTACAGTGATAACATACATTATAGGTCTCTCGTTTATCAACCctgaaaaatctaaatttttcaatatagTCCATCGAAGAGTCCTTTCATACCAATTCATAAGTGCCCaatttgcttcaaattttgatatttcaattgggaaaaaaatcttaaatgttCACCTTGAAACAAAATCAATGTAACAAGAAGGCGGCATGCTTTCACTAGGTCTTTCATTAAGATTATGAACATGTTTATATCACGGATCAAAATTGTAACACTGTCTGAAGTTATCGGTAAATAGCGACTTCTATgcatcaaattataaataaaatctaacatTTTCTCACAAGAAGATGGTAAACAAGAGTTTTTATAAAGTAACTAAGTTCGTtaataaccaaaacaaaaacatacCCACTGGAGCAATAATGTCAAATATCAAAGGGCATTTGCTGGAGAATCAATTCATTCAGCCACCTCCTTCACTTCAGAATCGATCACAATGGTTTCTTCATTGCTATTTCTCTTGTCAATGGTGTCTTCACTATTATTTTTCTGGTCATTGGGCACTTCATTATTGTTTTTCTGGTCAATGGTGTCTTCATTCTTGACAAAACGTAAATCAGGATAATTTCGGTAATTCAGAGAATGCAACCACAAAGCAACAACTCCTTCCTTTTGTTCAGTAGAAGCGATATGAGAGTATATGTGCTTCATCTTGAAATCTTCTGCCTCCTCTTGATAGTCTTTCATTGACAGCTCTTCATGACTGTCTTTCCACTTTTGGTTGTATGATGCAAAAAGGCACTCGTCCAAGTATAATCCAACCTCAGGAGCAGTTGGTACATTAATGTTAACATCCCTAGAACATTTTAGGATACAGATTACTGAGACTTCAGGAAGCAACTTGATTTCAACACAAAACATGATTGAACAAAATAATGAATACTTACTTCTGTAATGCAGTTTCTATTAGTGATTCTGAAGCACAGTTCCTCATTATTGCAACAGCAAGCCCAATCATCTTCCGAATCTGATGAAGCATGAAACTCTGCCCCACAACCTCACACTTAACAAAATCCATTCCTTGGACATTAACAATGGTGTTTGCATTAAAGGAAACTATGTATCGATGAGCAGCAGGGTCTTCGGCTTTTGTTCTGGTGGTGAAGTTATGAAAGTTGTGAGATCCTACATAATGCTTCAAGATTCTATTGAACCTCTCCTTTTCCTTCGCACTATAACAAAATCCACTATCCCTAAAACGGTTCCCCTCTCCATTAACTTGCCTCTCGGAACCATCCCATGATCCCACATTCAAATCA
This is a stretch of genomic DNA from Mangifera indica cultivar Alphonso chromosome 11, CATAS_Mindica_2.1, whole genome shotgun sequence. It encodes these proteins:
- the LOC123229463 gene encoding F-box protein SKIP23-like encodes the protein MKMEVDWTQLPPELVEAISKKLTVFTDFIYFRSVCRNWRSSIPKTPNHLPPQLPWLMLPQSQPHQSRRAFFNLSTYKLHFLNLPEASHRKRHCGSSHGWLIILDETPTVLLLNPLTRVKIHLPPLVTFPNVVGFSYSDIGREYTLSSSLGNRYNLNLRQMRDVFIKKVVLSSSPAKDSNFIAVAILNQTGDLAYCKNGGQCWTIIEGAQSYSEDVIYKKGLFYAVGKGGSMAVCDVSGEVSRVSVIQMPRQIGGDLQYLVSSEDELFLVTRYLGLEFDLEPYHPHFIYRTIKFEVFRVNWSGPQWEIVRSLGDKVLFIGENSSLALSASDFSGCVGDCIYYTDDYSETNYDDVYGENDLGIFKLQDGSIEPLPSYPRNLHYQLQWPPPLWVTPNPC
- the LOC123228934 gene encoding pentatricopeptide repeat-containing protein At5g40410, mitochondrial; its protein translation is MIKVTSCSSLKFRFIIRNVQIHTYSKLDSLVSTFIAAIKSCSSVFSSRAIHAQIIKSLNYREGFIGDQLVSCFVKLGCEEEAEKLFDEMPDKDLVSWNSLISGYSRNGHVFRCLIAFNRMKFEQVMCNDVTLLSVISACTDMRALDEGKFIHGIALKLGLLCEPKVVNALINLYGRCGYVSEACGLFEAMRGQSLVSWNSMIGIHTQNGFVKEGMRLFNLMRRAEIKPDQATMVTLLKGCEDLGIGKLADTIHGLMLRCGLVASVTIATALLSLYSKLGRLFASQEVFGEMINPDRVAWTAMLAAYAVHGRGREAVELFELMVKKDMVPDNVTFTHLLSGCAHSGLVNEGKNYFRVMSEVYGIEPRLDHYSCMVDLLGRSGLLSEANDLIKHMPMEPNSGVWGALLGACRVYGNIELGKEAADRLFALDPSDSRNYIMLSNIYSAAGLWKEASKVRALMKKRGLIRNPGCSFIEHDNDIHHFAVGDQSHVQSEKIYKKLEELIMKIRAAGFASKTEYVLHDVEEEVKEDMINKHSEKLAIAFGLLVTEISMPLIITKNLRICGDCHSMAKFVSLIEKRTIIIRDSKRFHHFANGLCSCGDYW